From Malaya genurostris strain Urasoe2022 chromosome 2, Malgen_1.1, whole genome shotgun sequence:
GTGATTAACTTTGACTAGCACACCGTCATTCTCTAAACTCTTGATTTCATTTTCAACCGCCTGACGGATAGAGAATGGAACAGACCGTGCTCGCAAATACACTGGTTGTACATTCGGTTTAAGTTGTAATTTCGCTGTAAGGCCTTCGATTTTTCCCATCGACTTCTCACAGACACTTCCGTAACGCTCGATTAGCCTTTTCACTGATTCAGCACAATTTGTAATCGCAATCGTGTGAacgttttcataaaatttatttaCATCGATTTTTAGAACTTTCATCCAACCACGACCCAGCAGAggatgttttttatttttcgcaACATACAGCAGCAGCTCATGATTTTTACCGCCGTAGTTTATGTGAACAGCGCACATCCCACACAATTCAATCGTGTTGCCACTGTAGCTTACCAGAGTAGTATCCGGATGATGCATTTTAATACCGGGAATGTATTTTTCATAATCCGATAAACTCAGAATCGAAACAGGCGATCCGCTGTCGATTTCAAATATCACTTTCGAGCCGTTCAATACAAGTTCCAACCGAAATTTATCTGCATTGTTATTGAAATCAGCAGCATCGTATATTCCGCAAATTTCATCTGCTCGCAAACTTGCTTGTTTCACTTTATTTGTCGCACTTTCTTCAACCTGATGTGAATCGCTTTTCTTATTTTCCGCAGATTTTTTCTTCAGGCAAACTTTTTGCAAATGACCTGTTACATTGCAGTAGTTACATGTAGTTTTTATATGCGGACACTTATTCGCAAAATGAGCAGCACTTCCGCAACGAAAACATTCGCTCCTCTTCGTATCGGGGTGTTTGTGcgattttgttttcttctccgagacaataaactttttgtttactttaccTCTAGCAGGCTTTGTAGGTGGATGTTCGACGAGATTCAAATCCGGTTTTCCCTGACGTGAGTGGATCTCCTGTCCACCTTTCGCAGATGCTTCCATCGATACCGCGATCTCTCGCGCTCGATCCAATGTAAGGCCACGTACCTCCAGTAGACGTGCTTGGATTCCACGGTCCTTTATTCCGAAAACGAACTGATTCCGCAACGCAGTACTCAAATAGTTGCCAAAATTGCAGGTTATGGCCAACTTCCTTAGGGCAATCAAATAATCATCGATTGACTCATCTGCACGTTCGTCGCACTGTTTCCGACATTTGAAACGAAAGTTTTCCAATATTTCCAGTGGTTCCGGATTGAAATGGTTTTCGAGAGTTTGCACTATTTCGTCGTATGTTTTAGTCTGTGGTTTTTCCGGCGCCAGTTTGTCTGAAACAACGTCGTATGTTTCCGCACCCATGTAGTGTAGCAGCATCGGCAGCTTCGCGTCATCACGAACTCCGAAAAGCAGGAAAGCACCCTCAAATCGTTCAACCCATCGAGACCATTTCATTTTATGACGATCAAATGGCTCGACTGTAAAAGTAGACTGCATCGCGATCGGAGCCACAGCAACAGCACCTCCAGCAGGAACTCTTCCACCATCCAATAAATTTCCGTCGCCGACCATCCTCGTCGTCAAAACTGTTGTGGCCGAGGTTTATTTAGTTATAAATAAATACAACAGTTAGCaattttagatttaaatgaacacATTTTATTTCGCGTGGTGAAAGTGTAACGTTTTTCCATTTACTTATCTTCTTATTCTGACTCAAGGGAACGGAAGCAAAACAAAGGTAATACACACTGGAATTAAACTAGGTAGTTTGAAAGGCAAGGCATAATACTTAAGGTGTAACTATAACAATCAGACACTTATTTCTCAAAAGTGACACATTCTTGAGCACTTGAGCACACTTCCCATTCTGTGGCACAATACGTAGTGACAatattatttcgagaaatggatCGGTGATTTGGCCTCCGCGTTcatgtgatttgacgccactcgACGCTACGTGAAGGataaacacagactaacagacatgacagtatgagtaaattcttataaaaataatttttcgtgatgcactagttccacctatattgtactgcgcgaactatttactatctgtacaccccttgtgttatgtacaagtttttttactagttggattcccctcgtttgtcaacaccgatcagctgcttgcagggatgcctgatttcatcaaaatatttgaaaatgaatcgtcacaatacattattggattacgttgataatatatttaactttttcgcgatattggaaccatttatttgactcaacgttgttcatctagactattttttattgtgttggtagttttcacccgaaattaagtggcggcagaccagaagcaagtaaatattgtaacaaaacgggttcaattttgtattgcgttgtaggatgagaagtaggcacaattctgtatatagttttggcaatatgtaattaatctgtatcctgcatgaaattcacatggaggtagacaaatcaatacattacaggtaattttgtatgaatggcaactcggttggtaaatgaaaaaaataaacacagtctagatgacagacaggatgtatttgatagggtaacgtggcgccatcatgacatatgtgagtactgtcccaaataaaggaatattcgaaatgaccgttaaaatgattgaagaatctgatttgagtgtcctgtctgttagtctgtgggatAAACCTAGGACAGAACCTGACAAATGGCttcttttccagaaaaatatttctcttattccggttgctccctatTATAAATTATGCATACCTTGCGACCATTGTTACCAAAAGAAATAGTTTTTTATCCTGGAAAGTGTCATAGCTGAAAATGAAAAAGTGTACCTCCAGAATGAGTgttgtgaaaaatagtcgtggcgGCCATATGCTCGAAATcacatttaaatgttaaatgccaaaaaatcatctaccaaataaaaaaatggcCATATTATAAATTTGGGGAGATACTGCCAGTCGCGTACTAGTGGGCATGGCTTATCATGTTAAATACTTATGGCTAacgagtttgatgaaaatcaagtagttcatttttaatccaTTTCAAAGTGGACATTGACATGGGATTTTTTGGCGTTATTGAAAAACAATCACGCGTtagttagggtaacagaggtattttggcccactttaggattgattttattttggcccactttgaataaatatccaccaaatgttgtaatatctttgaaaaactcttccgaaataggtaatttaatgtgtttaccttcaaatttatgcaacatgagttacttcacatcaattaaatccgataaaatcgataaagtttgttaggtgggccaaaatatatgaagtggccaaaatacctctgttaccctagtcgTTAGCTCTCTCAAAACTGAGTAATCGCTACTTAAATCTTGAGTGGTGTTCAATTAGCGTGTAACTATCAAAACAAATCCTTTCATATTGTGCCACATGGGTTGATGCACTCTGCCCACACAACTACATGTTTGCTTTGTGATGGCCTCGCTGATCGAAGGATGAGTACTGATCCGGAAAGAAACTTGGAATTAATTCATCATACTCGCTTAGAATACTGTCGCAATCGTCCGCTATACCGTAAATCGAAGAAATTGACCGCAGTTAAGGTAAAAACCGATTAGTTTGTTCAATGGTTTCAAAATCATGTTTACAGTTCAATTGCGTTTCTGTGCTTCCGATGGCAGGTCTACTCAGTAGCAAACGAATCGCGACATTTGCTGGTGTTCGGTGTTCCGCAGATCAGCTTGCTTCGCGAGCTGAGAAACGAGTTTCGCCGTCACGGTACGGTTCAGACAGTACAGAACGTGACCGAGAGTATCAAGGCGAACGGAAATCGTAAGTAATTTGAAGTTTATTTTATGTAAGAAGGCTAACCTGTCAATTACAGAAGCTACGTCTGTGTATATAAACAAACGTAGGCTAGGGAGTGAAGTTATGAAGGACGGCTTTTGTAGCGAATATGTGTTCGACGTGTATCTGCGACACTACTTATAGTTCTTGAGATCTAGAATAATCAGAATTCGATACGgctgagagtttctctttgctaCGCAATTACTCGAGTGTAGAGTCCACATgttctaaatcaaaatttatttttttgccaTTCTTTTTTGTATTGCCCCGTGCACGTTgaatacaagccagttgtcgtatgttcgagccttgacctggaaggattcttagtgtcagtaggatccatagtactagccatgcaatgattctgtacactaagaatcggctgcgaagtctgttgaaacagaaaggccaaatttcaccaaagaaatgtaatgccaagactttgctttgcttacgTTGAATACCAACCGCACACGTTCGAACTTTGATGTTCATCCATTTCTACTACGCACCTGTGAAGCAGTTGTTGATCAAATGTTTGGCTGTTCTTAGAattattagagtgcctataaccatatATAGGCACTCTAAGAATTATGAAAACAAAAGCAAATGTTGAAACTCTGTTATTGATGAATCAGAATTGGTTCATGTGACATGTTCTCCTGAATTGCTTGGAGTCTTGTGCATTgtacaattttcgaaaattgtatCGACCCATTTAACAGAACCTTTCTTAACACTGATTGAAAATTATGACAATTTCAAAATATGAGTACTCTATtcttaataattaaaaaaaacaaattttcagttgACGTAGAGGCATTCACTGATGTATTCCATGTAAAGTTTGAAAAAGTGGAAAAAGCACGCAGAGCTAAGAAGTTTCTGGATGCCAAAAATTTCTACGGAGGAATACTGCACATCTCATACGCGCCGGAACGAGAAACCGTTGACGAGCTTCGTCAGAAACTGCAACAAAGGAAAAAAGAAGTACAATTCAGAATTAATAGCAATCGCCAAAGCACACTGAAAGCAGTCAGAAAACGTGTATTGAATGATGACGAGTCAAGCAATTTAGTCGTCACCAAACGTGTGCGAACCACTTAGATTCTGGCAACACGGATTTTAAACAATagttgcctttctcacataccCACTGATTATACCATCCATCACTGTTTAGCAAACTGCTTAGCAATGAAGATCCCTAGAGAGGTAATTCTTTGAATATTTCTATCTATTGGCAATCAACTTAAGATGTTTTTGTTCTTTATTGTTCAGGTTCAATGCAAAACCTGTGCGCAAGTGTTTTGTTGCGCCAAGTGCCGACAAAAACATGAGGACAACAATCACAAGGACGTGATAGCCATTCGACAGATTTGCTACATCTGCAACAATCGACCGTTCCCGTTACGAATTGATACCAAAGTTGTCCCAAATAATTTACTAGTGGGACATATCCTGAAGGAACATCTTCCCTTAAGGTGCAATCGGTGTGCTAAGGTTCGTCATTGGTTTTTGTGTCATTTGGTTTTGAGGTTATCTTACCTACTGTTTAGCTGACAATCGACTGTGGCTTTTGACATTTACATTTACTGATTACAATTTGTTCTGTTCCGTAGATTTTCCATACTGCTGCAGATTTCCAATCGATAACACGATGTTTTACTgtgaatgaagaagaaaaaatcgatAACGCATGTCACTTGGAACGTAATAACCTTAGCATACCCACAATTATGGAAGCTGTCGTGGAATGCTCGAATCAGGTCGAGCTTGAAGTGGAAAACAAAGAAAATATTAGTGAAAATTGCAGTACAAATTCTTCTAACCTTTCGGGTGCGCACAAAGAAACTCAAATACACCCTCAGACGGCTATTAAGGTTAAAAACTCCGCCGTTGCGATGATGCCTCCTCGAATCTCCAAGGAGCTGAGCGCTATTATCGATCCGATCGAGGAAATCGGTGAAATCAATAA
This genomic window contains:
- the LOC131428657 gene encoding uncharacterized protein K02A2.6-like gives rise to the protein MVGDGNLLDGGRVPAGGAVAVAPIAMQSTFTVEPFDRHKMKWSRWVERFEGAFLLFGVRDDAKLPMLLHYMGAETYDVVSDKLAPEKPQTKTYDEIVQTLENHFNPEPLEILENFRFKCRKQCDERADESIDDYLIALRKLAITCNFGNYLSTALRNQFVFGIKDRGIQARLLEVRGLTLDRAREIAVSMEASAKGGQEIHSRQGKPDLNLVEHPPTKPARGKVNKKFIVSEKKTKSHKHPDTKRSECFRCGSAAHFANKCPHIKTTCNYCNVTGHLQKVCLKKKSAENKKSDSHQVEESATNKVKQASLRADEICGIYDAADFNNNADKFRLELVLNGSKVIFEIDSGSPVSILSLSDYEKYIPGIKMHHPDTTLVSYSGNTIELCGMCAVHINYGGKNHELLLYVAKNKKHPLLGRGWMKVLKIDVNKFYENVHTIAITNCAESVKRLIERYGSVCEKSMGKIEGLTAKLQLKPNVQPVYLRARSVPFSIRQAVENEIKSLENDGVLVKVNHSAWATPVVPVMKLNNRVRLCGDYKISVNPNLVVDEHPLPTVEELFANVAGGEKFTKIDLSQAYLQLEVSADDQGDISH